One window of the Prinia subflava isolate CZ2003 ecotype Zambia chromosome 1, Cam_Psub_1.2, whole genome shotgun sequence genome contains the following:
- the NOS3 gene encoding nitric oxide synthase 3 isoform X2: MGNLPGVLPGAPRACPGLGLCSRPRGPVPEDPPVTAAPAAVTETPSPAPSSPVEPPRFARLKNWETGSISYDTLCASAGQEVPCSGQRCLGSLVLPRPLPAPTPEGTRPPEELLELARDFITQYYVSLRRENSPAHTQRLREVAADIAASGSYRLREPELAFGAKQAWRNAARCVGRIQWNKLQVFDARDCAGLGEMFSLLCSHIQFATNRGNIRSAITIFPPRAPGRGDFRIWNPQLIRYAGYRQPDGSVLGDPANVDITELCIQHGWTPGGGRFDVLPLLLQSPDESPELFPLPPELVLEVPLHHPTLEWFSELGLRWHALPAVANLLLEIGGLEFPAAPFNGWYMGTEIGSRNLCDRHRYDVLPEVAQRMGLDTGSSSSLWKDRAAVEVNVAVLHSFQVAQVTIVDHHAATESFMKHLAAEGRARGGCPADWAWIVPPLSGSLTPVFHQEMVNYHLSPTFRYQPDAWKVYVSKGTTVTRRKTFKEVANAVKISAKLMGHVMARRVKATILYATETGKSRTYAWNLCQLFRRAFDPKVLCMDEYDVVALEHETLVLVVTSTFGNGDPPECAESFSKALMEMTSPYTGTSQAEPPMSYKLRFNSVSQSDQLVSSWKKKRRQLSNTDSAGTLGALRFAVFGLGSRAYPHFCAFARAVDTRLEELGGERVLPLGEGDELCAQEESFRTWARQVFQAACETFCVGDGAGGAEELFAPPQGWKRQRHRLVPQPQATETLAGLSQLHKRQVFPCSVLSVENLQSEESSRQTLLVRVGCAEQGGLRYLPGDHLGVFPANREELVRGVLERVEDPPPPEQPLGMESRDGDPAGGSSPGPRWVLQTRLPPCTLAQALTFYLDVAAPPTPQFLQLLSSLARDPAERERLQRLAQDARLYEEWKWFRCPTLPEVLAEFPSVALPAALLLSQLPLLQPRYYSISSAPGAHPDEIHLTVAVVTYHSENGQGPLHYGVCSTWLARLQPGDTVPAFIRGAPSFRLPPTPDTPCILVGPGTGVAPFRSFWQHRLHLLRAGGGPLGPMVLVFGCRSSALDHIYREEMEQAREQGALSQVLTAFSRQPGTPKTYVQDVLRAQLAAEVHQVLCQHGGHMYVCGDVTMATEVLQTVQHILAQEGNMTLGQAGDVISELRDKNRYHEDIFGLTFRTQEVALRIRSQSFSLQERRPPGPAP, encoded by the exons ATGGGGAACCTGCCGGGGGTcctgcccggagccccccgCGCCTGCCCCGGCCTCGGGCTCTGCTCCCGCCCGCGCGGCCCCGTGCCCGAGGACCCCCCCGTCACCGCTGCCCCCGCCGCTGTCACCGAGACCCCCAG CCCGGCGCCCTCTTCCCCGGTGGAGCCCCCTCGCTTCGCCCGCCTGAAGAACTGGGAGACCGGGAGCATCAGCTATGACACGCTCTGCGCCTCGGCGGGGCAG GAGGTGCCGTGCtcggggcagcgctgcctgggGTCGCTGGTGCTGCCGCGGCCGCTGCCCGCCCCGACCCCCGAGGGGACGCGACCGcccgaggagctgctggagctggcccGGGACTTCATCACGCAGTACTACGTGTCCCTGCGGCG ggagAACTCCCCGGCGCACACGCAGCGGCTGCGGGAAGTGGCCGCGGACATCGCGGCCTCGGGCTCGTACCGGCTGCGGGAGCCCGAGCTGGCGTTCGGCGCCAAGCAGGCCTGGCGGAACGCGGCGCGCTGCGTCGGCCGCATCCAGTGGAACAAGCTCCAG GTGTTTGATGCCCGGGACTgcgcggggctgggggagatgttcagcctcctctgctcccacatCCAGTTCGCCACCAACCGGGGCAACATCCG GTCCGCCATCACCATCTTCCCCCCGCGGGCTCCGGGACGCGGTGATTTCCGCATCTGGAACCCGCAGCTGATCCGCTACGCCGGGTACCGGCAGCCCGACGGCTCCGTGCTGGGTGACCCTGCCAATGTGGACATTACCGAG ctctgcatcCAACACGGCTGGACTCCCGGGGGGGGCCGCTTCGAcgtgctgccgctgctgctgcagagccccgACGAGTCCCCCGAGCTGTTCCCACTGCCCCCGGAGCTGGTGCTCGAGGTGCCGCTGCACCACCCCAC GCTGGAGTGGTTCTCGGAGCTGGGGCTGCGCTGGCACGCGCTGCCGGCCGTGGCCAACCTGCTGCTGGAGATCGGGGGGCTGGAGTTCCCCGCGGCGCCCTTCAACGGGTGGTACATGGGCACCGAGATCGGCTCGCGCAACCTCTGCGACCGCCACCGCTACGACGTGCTGCCC GAGGTGGCCCAGCGCATGGGGCTGGACACAGGATCCAGCTCCTCCCTCTGGAAGGACCGGGCGGCTGTGGAGGTGAACGTGGCCGTGCTGCACAGCTTCCAG gtgGCCCAGGTGACCATCGTGGACCACCACGCAGCCACCGAGTCCTTCATGAAGCACCTGGCGGCGgaggggcgggcgcggggcgggtGTCCCGCAGACTGGGCCTGGATCGTGCCGCCCCTCTCGGGCAGCCTCACGCCTGTCTTCCACCAGGAGATGGTCAACTACCACCTGAGCCCCACCTTCCGCTACCAG CCGGACGCCTGGAAGGTTTACGTGTCCAAAGGCACCACTGTCACCCGGAGAAAGACCTTCAAGGAAGTGGCCAA CGCTGTTAAGATCTCGGCCAAGCTCATGGGACATGTGATGGCACGACGGGTCAAGGCCACCATCCTCTATGCCACGGAGACTGGGAAATCACGGACTTACGCTTGGAATCTGTGCCAGCTCTTCCGCCGGGCATTTGATCCCAAG GTGCTGTGCATGGATGAGTACGATGTGGTGGCCCTGGAGCATGAGACCCTGGTCTTGGTGGTCACCAGCACATTTGGGAATGGGGACCCTCCAGAGTGTGCCGAG AGCTTCTCCAAGGCGCTGATGGAGATGACATCGCCGTACACTGGCACGTCCCAGGCGGAGCCGCCCAT GAGCTACAAGCTGCGGTTCAACAGCGTCTCCCAGTCCGACCAGCTTGTGTCCTCCTGGAAGAAGAAGCGACGGCAGCTGAGCAACACAGACAGTGCAGGAACCTTGGGAGCCCTGCG GTTCGCGGTGTTCGGGCTGGGGTCCCGGGCGTACCCCCACTTCTGCGCCTTTGCGCGGGCCGTGGACACgcggctggaggagctgggcgGGGAGCGGGTGCTGCCCCTGGGCGAGGGCGATGAGCTGTGCGCCCAGGAGGAGTCGTTCCGCACCTGGGCTCGCCAGGTGTTCCAG GCTGCCTGCGAGACGTTCTGCGTGGGGGACGGCGCGGGGGGCGCCGAGGAGCTGTTCGCCCCGCCCCAGGGCTGGAAGCGCCAGAGGCACCGGctggtgccacagccccaggccaCCGAGACCCTGGCCG GACTGTCCCAGCTGCACAAGCGCCAGGTGTTCCCCTGCTCGGTGCTGTCTGTGGAGAACCTGCAGAGTGAGGAGTCCAG CCGGCAGACGCTGCTGGTGCGGGTGGGCTGCGCGGAGCAGGGCGGGCTGCGGTACCTGCCCGGAGACCACCTGGGCGTGTTCCCCGCCAACCGCGAGGAGCTGGTGCGGGGCGTCCTGGAGCGCGTGGAGGACCCGCCGCCCCCcgagcagcccctggggatggAGAGCCGCGACGGGGACCCCGCCG GCGGGTCCAGCCCCGGGCCCCGCTGGGTGCTGCAGACCCGGCTGCCCCCCTGCACCCTGGCCCAGGCTCTCACCTTCTACCTGGACGTGGCGGCTCCCCCGACCCCgcagttcctgcagctcctgagctcgCTGGCGCGGGACCCTGCGGAGCGGGAGCGGCTCCAGCGCCTGGCACAG GACGCGCGGCTGTACGAGGAGTGGAAGTGGTTCCGGTGCCCGACGCTGCCCGAGGTGCTGGCCGAGTTCCCGTCCGTGGCCCTGCCGGCGgcgctgctgctctcccagctcccgCTGCTCCAGCCCCGCTACTACTCCATCAGCTCGGCCCCCGGCGCCCACCCGGACGAGATCCACCTCACCGTGGCCGTCGTCACCTACCACAGCGAGA ACGGGCAGGGTCCCCTCCACTACGGCGTCTGCTCCACGTGGCTGGCGCGGCTGCAGCCGGGGGACACAGTGCCAGCCTTCATCCGGGG GGCCCCCTCGTTCCGGCTGCCGCCCACCCCCGACACCCCCTGCATCCTCGTGGGCCCTGGCACCGGCGTCGCGCCCTTCCGCAGCTTCTGGCAGCACCGGCTGCACCTGCTGCGCGCCggag GTGGCCCTCTGGGCCCCATGGTGCTGGTGTTCGGGTGCCGCTCATCCGCCCTGGACCACATCTACCGCGAGGAGATGGAGCAGGCGCGCGAGCAGGGCGCCCTCAGCCAGGTGCTCACGGCCTTCTCCCGCCAGCCCGGCACCCCCAAG aCGTACGTGCAGGACGTGCTGcgggcacagctggcagccGAGGTGCACcaggtgctgtgccagcacggGGGCCACATGTACGTGTGCGGGGACGTCACCATGGCCACCGAGGTGCTGCAGACCGTGCAGCACATCCTGGCCCAGGAGGGCAACATGACACTGGGGCAGGCCGGGGACGTCATCAGCGAGCTGAGG GACAAGAACCGCTACCACGAGGACATCTTCGGGCTGACGTTCCGCACGCAGGAGGTGGCCCTGCGCATCCGCAGCCAGtccttctccctgcaggagcggcgcccgccgggcccggcgcccTGA
- the ATG9B gene encoding autophagy-related protein 9B, producing the protein MAAPGGGGTGGGTGRRGAGPGRAGGGEGRPRAGGAPTPRPGPCAGPDPRRPLSGASGPSRAPRPDPSSARSRHTRSAPGPPPAPPDPHRSPAAELRARTAPPTRRSPGPPPVRPWRAGGPGAGAGPLERRCRRGQRQVMAEQGEEDREYREYRRLEDCEEDSPPGEEEEEQLLLHVTEGPTDSWHHIKDLDSFFTKIYQFHQRNGFACVLLSDVLELVQFLFVVTFSTFLLCCVDYDVLFATRPLNHSHVPEHAKVTLPDAVLPAPQCARRLRGSGWLLFLLALAGAVWLCRLVTALRRLVGYWEIRSFYIRALGIPAEELCNHSWQSVQARLLALQRRQPLCVPRRELTELDIHHRILRFRNYTVAMVNKSLLPVRFRLPLLGPVVFLTRGLQFNLELLLFRGPAALFQNTWSLRPQVKRAGARRALARGLARAAVLLGVANLALCPCVLGWRLLLAFFSYAEGLKRAPGSLGARRWSLYARHYLRHFNELGHELQARLGRGHAPATRYMDSFSSPLLAVLARHVAFFAGSVLAVLIVLTVYDEDVLTVQHILTAITLLGLVVTVARSFIPDEHAVWCPEQLLQRVLAHVHYLPEHWQGRAGRAETRAEMAQLFQYKAVFILEELLSPLVTPLILIFAFPSRALDIVDFFRNFTVEVAGVGDICSFAQLDVRHHGNPQWLSEGHTEAPPERQAEHGKTELSLMRFALSNPQWRPPPPARRFLGHLQAQVTRDAATAPPPRHLRAEGPLAASLLSEDSALAPEGLVASVLAASGLVARDPRFGQPCSTASATASLLASLRNPLGTPPCGAPDSPGEHQGPEDRPALSESRLRSLSRSALLAEVASAEMSLHAIYLHQLHQQQQQPQGPGPQPARAPKHPFVSTGSAARASQLREMPLGGWAEEEEEEEEETMT; encoded by the exons ATGGCGGCACCGGGCGGGGGCGGCACCGGGGGCGGCACCGGGCgccgcggggcgggcccggggcgggccgggggcggggaggggcggccccgggcgggcggAGCCCCGACACCGCGGCCCGGGCCCTGCGCCGGCCCCGACCCGCGCCGGCCCCTCTCCGGTGCCTCGGGCCCTTCTCGGGCTCCGCGCCCCGACCCCTCCAGTGCCCGGTCCCGGCACACCCGCTccgccccggggccgcctcCGGCCCCCCCGGACCCGCACCGGAGCCCCGCGGCGGAGCTCAGAGCGCGCACGGCACCCCCGacccgccgctccccggggccgccgccggtGCGGCCATGGCGGGCGGGGGGGCccggggccggcgcggggccCCTTGAGCGTCGGTGCCGGCGGGGACAGCGCCAG GTGATGgcggagcagggagaggaggaccGCGAGTACCGGGAGTACCGGCGGCTGGAGGACTGTGAGGAAGACTCGCCCCccggcgaggaggaggaggagcagctgctgctgcacgtCACTGAAGGACCGACAG ACTCGTGGCATCACATCAAGGACCTGGACAGCTTTTTCACCAAGAt CTACCAGTTCCACCAGAGGAATGGCTTTGCCTGCGTCCTGCTCTCGGACGTCCTTGAGCTGGT GCAGTTCCTGTTCGTCGTCACCTTCAGCACGTTCCTGCTGTGCTGCGTCGACTACGATGTCCTGTTTGCCACCCGCCCCCTCAACCACAGCCACGTCCCTGAGCACGCCAAGGTGACGCTGCCCGACGCCGTGCTGCCCGCGCCGCAGTGCGCCCGCAG GCTCCGTGGCAGCGGgtggctgctgttcctgctggcgCTGGCGGGCGCAGTCTGGCTGTGCCGCCTGGTCACGGCGCTCCGGCGCCTCGTGGGCTACTGGGAGATCCGGAGCTTCTACATCCGCGCACTGGGCATCCCCGcg GAGGAGCTGTGTAACCACAGCTGGCAGTCGGTGCAGGCCcggctgctggccctgcagcgGCGCCAGCCCCTGTGCGTGCCGCGCCGGGAGCTCACCGAGCTCGACATCCACCACCGCATCCTGCGCTTCCGCAACTACACCGTGGCCATGGTCAACAAGTCCCTGCTGCCCGTGCGCTTCCGCCTGCCGCTGCTCGGCCCCGTGGTCTTCCTCACGCGCGGCCTGCAGTTcaacctggagctgctgctgttccgcggcccggccgcgctcTTCCAGAACACCTGGAGCCTGCGGCCGCAGGTGAAGCGGGCGGGCGCGCGGCGGGCGCTGGCGCGGGGGCTGGCGCGGGCGGCCGTGCTGCTGGGGGTGGCCAACCTGGCGCTGTGCCCCTGCGTGCTGGGCTGGCGCCTGCTGCTCGCCTTCTTCAGCTACGCCGAGGGGCTGAAGCGGGCGCCGGGCAGCCTGGGCGCGCGCCGCTGGTCGCTCTACGCCCGCCACTACCTGCGCCACTTCAACGAGCTGGGCCACGAGCTGCAGGCGCGGCTCGGCCGCGGCCACGCGCCGGCCACCAGGTACATGGACTCCTTCAGCAGCCCGCTGCTGGCCGTGCTAGCTCGCCACGTCGCCTTCTTCGCCGGCTCCGTGCTGGCCGTGCTCATCGTGCTCACCGTGTACGACGAGGACGTGCTGACGGTGCAGCACATCCTCACGGCCATCACGCTGCTGGGGCTCGTGGTCACCGTGGCCAG GTCCTTCATCCCGGACGAGCACGCGGTGTGGTGCccggagcagctgctgcagcggGTCCTGGCACACGTTCATTACCTGCCCGAGCACTGGCAGGGCCGCGCCGGCCGCGCCGAGACACGAGCAGAGATGGCACAGCTCTTCCAGTACAAGGCG GTTTTcatcctggaggagctgctgagccccCTCGTGACCCCCCTGATCCTCATCTTCGCGTTTCCCTCCCGCGCCCTCGACATCGTGGACTTCTTCCGCAACTTCACGGTGGAGGTGGCAGGGGTGGGCGACATCTGCTCCTTCGCGCAGCTGGACGTGCGCCACCACGGCAACCCCCAG tggCTGTCCGAGGGACACACGGAGGCCCCCCCGGAGCGCCAAGCCGAGCACGGGAAGACGGAGCTGTCGCTGATGCGCTTCGCCCTGAGCAACCCTCAGtggcggccgccgccgcccgcccgccgcttCCTCGGCCACCTCCAGGCGCAGGTGACCCGCGACGCGGCCACCGCGCCCCCCCCGCGCCACCTGCGGGCCGAGGGGCCGCTGGCCGCGTCCCTTCTGTCCGAGGACTCGGCCCTGGCG CCCGAGGGGCTGGTGGCCAGTGTCTTGGCGGCCAGCGGGCTGGTGGCCCGGGACCCGCGCTttgggcagccctgcagcacggCCAGCGCCACCGCCAGCCTGCTGGCGTCCCTGCGGAACCCCCTGGGGACCCCTCCCTGCGGGGCCCCGGACAGCCCCGGAGAGCACCAGGGCCCCGAGGACAG GCCGGCGCTGAGTGAGTCGCGGCTGCGCAGCCTGAGCCGCTCGGCGCTGCTGGCCGAGGTGGCCTCGGCCGAGATGAGCCTTCACGCCATCTACCTGCACCAG ctccaccagcagcagcagcagccgcagggCCCCGGCCCCCAGCCCGCGAGGGCACCCAAACACCCCTTTGTGAGCACAG GCTCGGCTGCCCGGGCCTCGCAGCTGCGGGAGATGCCGCTGGGCGGGTGGGccgaggaggaagaggaggaggaagaggagacgATGACGTAG
- the NOS3 gene encoding nitric oxide synthase 3 isoform X1, with translation MGNLPGVLPGAPRACPGLGLCSRPRGPVPEDPPVTAAPAAVTETPSPAPSSPVEPPRFARLKNWETGSISYDTLCASAGQEVPCSGQRCLGSLVLPRPLPAPTPEGTRPPEELLELARDFITQYYVSLRRENSPAHTQRLREVAADIAASGSYRLREPELAFGAKQAWRNAARCVGRIQWNKLQVFDARDCAGLGEMFSLLCSHIQFATNRGNIRSAITIFPPRAPGRGDFRIWNPQLIRYAGYRQPDGSVLGDPANVDITELCIQHGWTPGGGRFDVLPLLLQSPDESPELFPLPPELVLEVPLHHPTLEWFSELGLRWHALPAVANLLLEIGGLEFPAAPFNGWYMGTEIGSRNLCDRHRYDVLPEVAQRMGLDTGSSSSLWKDRAAVEVNVAVLHSFQVAQVTIVDHHAATESFMKHLAAEGRARGGCPADWAWIVPPLSGSLTPVFHQEMVNYHLSPTFRYQPDAWKVYVSKGTTVTRRKTFKEVANAVKISAKLMGHVMARRVKATILYATETGKSRTYAWNLCQLFRRAFDPKVLCMDEYDVVALEHETLVLVVTSTFGNGDPPECAESFSKALMEMTSPYTGTSQAEPPMSYKLRFNSVSQSDQLVSSWKKKRRQLSNTDSAGTLGALRFAVFGLGSRAYPHFCAFARAVDTRLEELGGERVLPLGEGDELCAQEESFRTWARQVFQAACETFCVGDGAGGAEELFAPPQGWKRQRHRLVPQPQATETLAGLSQLHKRQVFPCSVLSVENLQSEESSRQTLLVRVGCAEQGGLRYLPGDHLGVFPANREELVRGVLERVEDPPPPEQPLGMESRDGDPAGTGGTGGRGDPAGGSSPGPRWVLQTRLPPCTLAQALTFYLDVAAPPTPQFLQLLSSLARDPAERERLQRLAQDARLYEEWKWFRCPTLPEVLAEFPSVALPAALLLSQLPLLQPRYYSISSAPGAHPDEIHLTVAVVTYHSENGQGPLHYGVCSTWLARLQPGDTVPAFIRGAPSFRLPPTPDTPCILVGPGTGVAPFRSFWQHRLHLLRAGGGPLGPMVLVFGCRSSALDHIYREEMEQAREQGALSQVLTAFSRQPGTPKTYVQDVLRAQLAAEVHQVLCQHGGHMYVCGDVTMATEVLQTVQHILAQEGNMTLGQAGDVISELRDKNRYHEDIFGLTFRTQEVALRIRSQSFSLQERRPPGPAP, from the exons ATGGGGAACCTGCCGGGGGTcctgcccggagccccccgCGCCTGCCCCGGCCTCGGGCTCTGCTCCCGCCCGCGCGGCCCCGTGCCCGAGGACCCCCCCGTCACCGCTGCCCCCGCCGCTGTCACCGAGACCCCCAG CCCGGCGCCCTCTTCCCCGGTGGAGCCCCCTCGCTTCGCCCGCCTGAAGAACTGGGAGACCGGGAGCATCAGCTATGACACGCTCTGCGCCTCGGCGGGGCAG GAGGTGCCGTGCtcggggcagcgctgcctgggGTCGCTGGTGCTGCCGCGGCCGCTGCCCGCCCCGACCCCCGAGGGGACGCGACCGcccgaggagctgctggagctggcccGGGACTTCATCACGCAGTACTACGTGTCCCTGCGGCG ggagAACTCCCCGGCGCACACGCAGCGGCTGCGGGAAGTGGCCGCGGACATCGCGGCCTCGGGCTCGTACCGGCTGCGGGAGCCCGAGCTGGCGTTCGGCGCCAAGCAGGCCTGGCGGAACGCGGCGCGCTGCGTCGGCCGCATCCAGTGGAACAAGCTCCAG GTGTTTGATGCCCGGGACTgcgcggggctgggggagatgttcagcctcctctgctcccacatCCAGTTCGCCACCAACCGGGGCAACATCCG GTCCGCCATCACCATCTTCCCCCCGCGGGCTCCGGGACGCGGTGATTTCCGCATCTGGAACCCGCAGCTGATCCGCTACGCCGGGTACCGGCAGCCCGACGGCTCCGTGCTGGGTGACCCTGCCAATGTGGACATTACCGAG ctctgcatcCAACACGGCTGGACTCCCGGGGGGGGCCGCTTCGAcgtgctgccgctgctgctgcagagccccgACGAGTCCCCCGAGCTGTTCCCACTGCCCCCGGAGCTGGTGCTCGAGGTGCCGCTGCACCACCCCAC GCTGGAGTGGTTCTCGGAGCTGGGGCTGCGCTGGCACGCGCTGCCGGCCGTGGCCAACCTGCTGCTGGAGATCGGGGGGCTGGAGTTCCCCGCGGCGCCCTTCAACGGGTGGTACATGGGCACCGAGATCGGCTCGCGCAACCTCTGCGACCGCCACCGCTACGACGTGCTGCCC GAGGTGGCCCAGCGCATGGGGCTGGACACAGGATCCAGCTCCTCCCTCTGGAAGGACCGGGCGGCTGTGGAGGTGAACGTGGCCGTGCTGCACAGCTTCCAG gtgGCCCAGGTGACCATCGTGGACCACCACGCAGCCACCGAGTCCTTCATGAAGCACCTGGCGGCGgaggggcgggcgcggggcgggtGTCCCGCAGACTGGGCCTGGATCGTGCCGCCCCTCTCGGGCAGCCTCACGCCTGTCTTCCACCAGGAGATGGTCAACTACCACCTGAGCCCCACCTTCCGCTACCAG CCGGACGCCTGGAAGGTTTACGTGTCCAAAGGCACCACTGTCACCCGGAGAAAGACCTTCAAGGAAGTGGCCAA CGCTGTTAAGATCTCGGCCAAGCTCATGGGACATGTGATGGCACGACGGGTCAAGGCCACCATCCTCTATGCCACGGAGACTGGGAAATCACGGACTTACGCTTGGAATCTGTGCCAGCTCTTCCGCCGGGCATTTGATCCCAAG GTGCTGTGCATGGATGAGTACGATGTGGTGGCCCTGGAGCATGAGACCCTGGTCTTGGTGGTCACCAGCACATTTGGGAATGGGGACCCTCCAGAGTGTGCCGAG AGCTTCTCCAAGGCGCTGATGGAGATGACATCGCCGTACACTGGCACGTCCCAGGCGGAGCCGCCCAT GAGCTACAAGCTGCGGTTCAACAGCGTCTCCCAGTCCGACCAGCTTGTGTCCTCCTGGAAGAAGAAGCGACGGCAGCTGAGCAACACAGACAGTGCAGGAACCTTGGGAGCCCTGCG GTTCGCGGTGTTCGGGCTGGGGTCCCGGGCGTACCCCCACTTCTGCGCCTTTGCGCGGGCCGTGGACACgcggctggaggagctgggcgGGGAGCGGGTGCTGCCCCTGGGCGAGGGCGATGAGCTGTGCGCCCAGGAGGAGTCGTTCCGCACCTGGGCTCGCCAGGTGTTCCAG GCTGCCTGCGAGACGTTCTGCGTGGGGGACGGCGCGGGGGGCGCCGAGGAGCTGTTCGCCCCGCCCCAGGGCTGGAAGCGCCAGAGGCACCGGctggtgccacagccccaggccaCCGAGACCCTGGCCG GACTGTCCCAGCTGCACAAGCGCCAGGTGTTCCCCTGCTCGGTGCTGTCTGTGGAGAACCTGCAGAGTGAGGAGTCCAG CCGGCAGACGCTGCTGGTGCGGGTGGGCTGCGCGGAGCAGGGCGGGCTGCGGTACCTGCCCGGAGACCACCTGGGCGTGTTCCCCGCCAACCGCGAGGAGCTGGTGCGGGGCGTCCTGGAGCGCGTGGAGGACCCGCCGCCCCCcgagcagcccctggggatggAGAGCCGCGACGGGGACCCCGCCGGTACCGGGGGCACGGGGGGACGGGGGGACCCCGCCG GCGGGTCCAGCCCCGGGCCCCGCTGGGTGCTGCAGACCCGGCTGCCCCCCTGCACCCTGGCCCAGGCTCTCACCTTCTACCTGGACGTGGCGGCTCCCCCGACCCCgcagttcctgcagctcctgagctcgCTGGCGCGGGACCCTGCGGAGCGGGAGCGGCTCCAGCGCCTGGCACAG GACGCGCGGCTGTACGAGGAGTGGAAGTGGTTCCGGTGCCCGACGCTGCCCGAGGTGCTGGCCGAGTTCCCGTCCGTGGCCCTGCCGGCGgcgctgctgctctcccagctcccgCTGCTCCAGCCCCGCTACTACTCCATCAGCTCGGCCCCCGGCGCCCACCCGGACGAGATCCACCTCACCGTGGCCGTCGTCACCTACCACAGCGAGA ACGGGCAGGGTCCCCTCCACTACGGCGTCTGCTCCACGTGGCTGGCGCGGCTGCAGCCGGGGGACACAGTGCCAGCCTTCATCCGGGG GGCCCCCTCGTTCCGGCTGCCGCCCACCCCCGACACCCCCTGCATCCTCGTGGGCCCTGGCACCGGCGTCGCGCCCTTCCGCAGCTTCTGGCAGCACCGGCTGCACCTGCTGCGCGCCggag GTGGCCCTCTGGGCCCCATGGTGCTGGTGTTCGGGTGCCGCTCATCCGCCCTGGACCACATCTACCGCGAGGAGATGGAGCAGGCGCGCGAGCAGGGCGCCCTCAGCCAGGTGCTCACGGCCTTCTCCCGCCAGCCCGGCACCCCCAAG aCGTACGTGCAGGACGTGCTGcgggcacagctggcagccGAGGTGCACcaggtgctgtgccagcacggGGGCCACATGTACGTGTGCGGGGACGTCACCATGGCCACCGAGGTGCTGCAGACCGTGCAGCACATCCTGGCCCAGGAGGGCAACATGACACTGGGGCAGGCCGGGGACGTCATCAGCGAGCTGAGG GACAAGAACCGCTACCACGAGGACATCTTCGGGCTGACGTTCCGCACGCAGGAGGTGGCCCTGCGCATCCGCAGCCAGtccttctccctgcaggagcggcgcccgccgggcccggcgcccTGA